The following coding sequences lie in one Niabella agricola genomic window:
- a CDS encoding M20 family metallo-hydrolase, which yields MQEQLYQEAVALLKQLIETPSFSKEEDQTAELLIAYLDKYQIPTKRLGNNIIAKNKYFDDAKPTLLLNSHHDTVKPNPKYTLDPFKAIEKDGKLYGLGSNDAGGCLVSLIATFIYYYEKENLKYNVMLVASAEEEISGYNGIEAAVNILPPIDFAIVGEPTKLQMAVAERGLMVLDCTAHGKAGHAARNEGENAIIKAIKDIEWFHSYRFEKVSELLGDSRMTCTVIETENKQHNVVPSSCKYVVDVRLNELYSFEEILDAIRQNVSSEVKPRSTRLRSTSISLDHPIVQAGIAMGKTTYGSPTTSDKALMPFPGLKMGPGDSARSHTADEYIYLHEIEGGIKDYIEIVGRVVI from the coding sequence ATGCAGGAACAACTTTACCAGGAAGCAGTCGCGCTGTTAAAACAATTGATCGAAACACCCAGTTTCAGCAAAGAGGAAGATCAGACCGCGGAACTGCTTATTGCATACCTGGACAAGTACCAGATCCCCACCAAGCGGCTGGGCAATAACATCATCGCAAAAAACAAATATTTTGATGATGCCAAGCCAACATTGCTGCTGAACTCACATCATGATACGGTAAAACCCAACCCAAAATATACCCTTGATCCGTTTAAGGCCATTGAAAAAGACGGAAAATTATACGGCCTGGGAAGCAATGATGCCGGTGGTTGCCTGGTATCGCTGATCGCCACGTTTATCTATTATTATGAAAAAGAAAACCTGAAATACAACGTGATGCTGGTGGCCAGCGCCGAGGAGGAAATCTCCGGTTACAATGGTATTGAGGCCGCCGTAAATATCCTTCCTCCTATCGACTTTGCCATCGTGGGCGAACCCACCAAACTGCAAATGGCAGTGGCCGAACGCGGCCTGATGGTACTGGACTGCACGGCACACGGGAAAGCCGGACATGCCGCTCGCAACGAGGGAGAGAATGCCATTATAAAGGCAATCAAAGATATTGAATGGTTCCACTCTTACCGCTTCGAAAAAGTATCGGAGCTGCTGGGCGACAGCCGCATGACCTGCACTGTTATTGAAACGGAGAACAAGCAGCACAACGTAGTACCCTCCTCCTGTAAATATGTGGTGGATGTACGGCTGAATGAGTTGTACAGCTTTGAAGAGATCCTGGACGCCATCCGCCAGAATGTTTCCAGCGAGGTAAAGCCACGCTCTACCCGCCTGCGCTCCACCTCCATTTCACTGGATCACCCGATCGTACAGGCCGGCATTGCCATGGGTAAAACCACTTATGGCTCGCCTACCACATCCGACAAGGCGCTGATGCCGTTCCCCGGACTGAAAATGGGCCCCGGCGACTCCGCCCGCAGTCATACCGCAGACGAATACATTTACCTGCACGAAATTGAAGGCGGCATCAAGGATTATATCGAGATCGTAGGGAGAGTAGTGATTTAG
- the argB gene encoding acetylglutamate kinase — MHKHDQLFIIKIGGNIIDNPEALETFLADFSKIQAAKILIHGGGKIATKIGTQLGIESKYIDGRRITDDETIDLVTMVYGGLVNKKVVAQLQALGTNAIGLTGADANMIPAKKRPVKDIDYGWAGDVETPGIQHKTLHFFLENGLTPVFAPLTHDGNGHILNTNADTIASSLAVALSAHFNVRLIYCFEKKGVLEDVNNDASVIRRLDRPYYQQLKDEKKLFEGILPKIDNAFAAIDAGVSQVLIGDARDLIKNTTNDNEGTLIY; from the coding sequence ATGCACAAACACGATCAGCTCTTTATCATAAAAATAGGGGGAAACATTATTGACAATCCCGAAGCGCTGGAAACCTTCCTGGCTGATTTTTCCAAAATACAGGCAGCCAAAATCCTGATACACGGCGGGGGAAAGATCGCTACAAAGATCGGGACGCAGCTGGGTATCGAATCAAAATATATAGATGGAAGACGGATCACCGATGATGAAACCATCGACCTGGTAACCATGGTATACGGAGGGCTGGTAAATAAAAAGGTCGTCGCGCAGCTACAGGCGCTGGGCACCAATGCGATTGGACTTACGGGGGCGGATGCCAATATGATTCCCGCAAAAAAAAGGCCGGTAAAAGACATTGATTACGGATGGGCGGGCGATGTGGAAACGCCAGGCATCCAACACAAGACCTTACATTTCTTTCTTGAAAACGGTCTTACTCCGGTATTTGCCCCACTTACGCATGATGGCAACGGACATATATTAAATACCAACGCCGATACAATTGCATCTTCATTAGCCGTTGCCCTTTCCGCGCATTTCAATGTACGCCTGATTTACTGCTTTGAAAAGAAAGGCGTGCTGGAAGATGTTAATAACGATGCATCCGTAATCCGGAGGCTGGATCGCCCTTACTATCAACAACTCAAAGACGAAAAGAAGCTGTTCGAAGGCATTCTTCCCAAAATAGACAATGCTTTTGCGGCCATTGATGCGGGTGTATCCCAGGTACTGATCGGCGATGCCCGTGATCTTATTAAAAATACGACTAACGATAACGAAGGAACATTGATTTATTAA
- the bshA gene encoding N-acetyl-alpha-D-glucosaminyl L-malate synthase BshA yields the protein MRIGIVCYPTYGGSGVLATELGKALAEKGHFVHFITYQQPVRLNGFIPNIYYHEVQVPTYPLFDFPPYETALASTMVDVIKNYNLDLLHVHYAIPHASAAYMAKKIIETEGKHIPVITTLHGTDITLVGRDKTYAPVVAFSINQSDVITAVSNNLREETYKNFDIRKDIEVVYNFIDVTRFNHKPLDAFKKVLAPNGERILLHASNFRKIKRVQDVVKVFYEVQKNIPAKLLLVGDGPERQTAEEQGRELGIFDKLVFVGKQEQMEEIFAVADLFLLTSEYESFGLAALEAMASRVPVISTNAGGLGEVNVEGVTGFLANVGDVATMSEKALYILKDDTILNEFKQRAFEHAQQFNIDAIIPEYEAIYRRFCKDC from the coding sequence ATGCGAATCGGAATCGTTTGTTATCCTACCTACGGCGGGAGCGGTGTATTGGCAACAGAATTGGGAAAAGCCCTTGCGGAAAAAGGCCATTTTGTGCATTTTATTACCTATCAGCAGCCGGTAAGGTTAAACGGGTTTATCCCCAATATTTATTATCACGAGGTGCAGGTGCCCACTTATCCGTTGTTTGACTTTCCGCCTTATGAAACAGCGCTGGCAAGCACTATGGTGGATGTGATCAAGAACTATAACCTGGACCTGCTGCATGTACACTATGCTATTCCGCATGCCTCGGCGGCGTATATGGCTAAAAAGATCATCGAAACAGAAGGGAAGCACATACCGGTGATCACAACCTTGCATGGAACAGATATCACACTCGTTGGCCGCGATAAAACCTATGCGCCGGTGGTGGCTTTTTCCATCAACCAAAGTGATGTCATTACGGCGGTATCCAATAACCTGAGAGAGGAAACCTATAAGAATTTTGACATTCGCAAAGACATAGAAGTCGTATATAATTTTATTGATGTAACCCGGTTCAATCATAAACCGCTGGATGCCTTCAAAAAAGTACTGGCACCCAACGGAGAACGTATCCTCCTGCATGCCTCCAACTTCCGTAAAATAAAACGGGTACAGGATGTGGTGAAAGTATTTTATGAAGTGCAAAAGAACATTCCGGCAAAACTGCTACTGGTAGGTGATGGCCCCGAGCGGCAAACGGCGGAGGAGCAGGGAAGAGAGCTGGGGATCTTTGATAAACTGGTATTTGTAGGAAAGCAGGAGCAGATGGAGGAGATCTTTGCGGTAGCCGATTTATTCTTACTGACTTCTGAGTATGAAAGCTTCGGTCTGGCAGCGCTGGAAGCCATGGCATCGAGGGTACCGGTTATTTCTACCAATGCCGGTGGTTTGGGAGAGGTAAATGTGGAAGGCGTAACCGGGTTCCTGGCAAATGTAGGAGATGTGGCCACTATGAGTGAAAAGGCCTTATATATTCTGAAAGACGATACCATCCTGAATGAATTCAAGCAGCGTGCCTTTGAACATGCGCAGCAGTTCAATATAGATGCGATCATACCGGAATATGAAGCCATTTACCGACGGTTCTGTAAGGATTGTTAG
- a CDS encoding MFS transporter has product MTAITEKRTEGTIFPILIALSVSHLLNDTIQSLIPAIYPIIKTNYSLSFAQIGLITLSFQLAASLLQPFVGMYTDRKPQPFSLAAGMGFTLMGLILLANASRFPVMVMAVCLIGVGSSIFHPEASRMAHTASGGRKGLAQSVFQLGGNFGSSLGPLLAAWIIVPHGQFSIIWFSLMALFAIVLLTYIGKWYKGIIQEHRKKRTASVAAAPTLPKGKIVLAVTVLLVLIFSKYFYMASLTNYFTFYLINKFHVTVSASQIYLFVFLFSIAAGTLIGGPVGDRIGRKYVIWVSILGVAPFSLLLPHVNLFWTIVLVIPIGVILASAFSAILVYAQELIPGKVGLISGLFFGFAFGMAGIGSALLGNLADATSIEYVFYICSFLPLIGLLTGFLPDVEGKRKKKIATEALKH; this is encoded by the coding sequence ATGACAGCAATAACCGAAAAAAGAACCGAGGGGACCATTTTCCCTATATTAATAGCATTGAGCGTTTCCCATTTATTAAATGATACCATTCAATCGCTGATACCGGCTATTTACCCCATCATCAAAACCAATTACAGTTTAAGTTTTGCGCAAATCGGTTTGATTACCCTTTCGTTTCAGCTCGCCGCTTCTTTATTACAACCCTTTGTAGGTATGTATACCGACCGTAAACCGCAGCCCTTTTCCCTGGCTGCCGGTATGGGATTTACGCTTATGGGATTGATCCTTCTTGCCAATGCGTCCCGGTTTCCGGTAATGGTCATGGCCGTTTGTCTGATCGGGGTAGGCTCTTCGATTTTTCACCCGGAAGCCTCGCGCATGGCCCATACAGCCTCCGGAGGACGCAAAGGCCTGGCCCAGTCTGTATTTCAACTGGGAGGCAATTTCGGAAGCTCCCTGGGTCCGCTGCTGGCAGCCTGGATCATTGTACCACATGGCCAGTTTAGTATTATCTGGTTTTCTTTAATGGCGCTTTTTGCAATTGTGCTCCTCACTTATATCGGCAAATGGTATAAAGGTATAATACAGGAACATCGTAAAAAAAGAACCGCATCCGTCGCCGCAGCCCCCACCCTTCCTAAAGGAAAAATCGTGCTGGCGGTAACCGTACTGCTGGTACTCATTTTTTCCAAGTATTTTTACATGGCCAGTTTAACTAACTATTTTACCTTTTATCTCATCAACAAATTTCATGTAACGGTATCGGCATCCCAGATCTATCTGTTCGTATTCCTGTTCTCCATTGCAGCCGGAACGCTTATCGGCGGGCCGGTGGGCGACCGTATCGGGCGCAAATATGTAATCTGGGTATCGATACTGGGGGTGGCCCCGTTTTCGCTCCTGCTGCCGCATGTAAACCTGTTCTGGACAATCGTACTGGTGATCCCCATCGGTGTGATCCTGGCTTCGGCTTTTTCTGCCATCCTGGTTTATGCGCAGGAACTGATTCCCGGAAAAGTGGGCCTGATCTCCGGGCTGTTCTTCGGCTTCGCCTTCGGAATGGCGGGTATCGGGTCTGCACTGTTGGGAAACCTGGCTGATGCTACCAGCATTGAATACGTTTTTTATATCTGCTCTTTTTTACCACTGATTGGCCTTTTAACCGGTTTTCTGCCGGATGTTGAAGGAAAACGTAAGAAGAAGATCGCGACTGAAGCACTGAAACACTGA
- a CDS encoding 3-keto-disaccharide hydrolase — protein MKKGFLFLMFCTVLMAANAQKKKAASLFNGKDLTGWKIHGTEKWYVDKGELVCESGPDKKYGYLSTEKSYKNFDLTLQFKQEANGNSGVFFRSDIEGVKISGWQVEVAPLNHNTGGIYESYGRGWLIKPKPEDEKILKEGQWNTLRIKVVGDEVTTWLNGHQMVYLKDEKIGQANGFIALQIHDGGGIKVRWKNFKLKEL, from the coding sequence ATGAAAAAAGGCTTCTTATTCCTGATGTTCTGCACCGTTCTGATGGCAGCAAATGCCCAAAAGAAAAAGGCAGCATCCTTATTCAATGGTAAAGATCTTACCGGCTGGAAAATACACGGTACTGAAAAATGGTATGTAGATAAAGGCGAACTGGTTTGCGAAAGCGGACCCGATAAAAAATACGGATACCTTTCTACCGAAAAATCTTATAAAAACTTCGACCTCACCCTCCAGTTTAAACAGGAAGCAAACGGCAACAGCGGTGTGTTCTTCCGTTCGGATATCGAAGGTGTAAAGATCAGCGGATGGCAGGTAGAAGTAGCACCGCTCAATCATAATACCGGTGGCATTTATGAATCCTATGGCCGCGGATGGCTCATCAAACCTAAACCCGAAGATGAAAAAATTCTGAAAGAAGGCCAGTGGAATACCCTGCGCATTAAAGTGGTGGGAGATGAAGTAACCACCTGGCTGAACGGTCACCAGATGGTGTACCTGAAAGATGAAAAGATCGGCCAGGCAAACGGCTTCATCGCCCTGCAGATCCACGACGGCGGCGGTATTAAAGTACGGTGGAAGAATTTCAAGCTGAAGGAGCTGTAA
- a CDS encoding GreA/GreB family elongation factor → MSTSSNPVILCESDYKKLTSIIVLDKKAATTDNTLAHELNRAIVVKEEALPPGTIRIGSIVRILDIDAQKEREFQIVMPGEADIQAKKISIFTPMAAAIIGFRKDDEVSWKMPSGMRQLKIVAVNNAALLAKA, encoded by the coding sequence ATGAGTACGAGCAGTAACCCGGTTATTCTTTGTGAATCCGACTATAAAAAACTTACATCCATCATAGTGCTGGATAAAAAAGCAGCAACAACAGACAATACCCTGGCACATGAATTGAACAGGGCAATTGTAGTAAAAGAAGAGGCATTGCCGCCTGGCACCATCCGCATTGGCTCAATTGTACGGATCCTGGATATTGACGCTCAAAAAGAGCGGGAATTTCAGATCGTGATGCCCGGGGAAGCCGATATCCAGGCAAAAAAAATCTCCATTTTCACCCCGATGGCCGCCGCCATTATCGGTTTCCGGAAAGATGATGAAGTTTCCTGGAAAATGCCATCGGGTATGAGGCAGCTAAAAATAGTGGCCGTGAACAATGCCGCACTGCTGGCAAAGGCCTGA
- the argH gene encoding argininosuccinate lyase has product MKLWKKNTDSLKEVETFTVGRDREMDRYLAPFDVLGSLAHIEMLESVGLLKKDELTELQAALRRIYADIQKGAFELQDDVEDIHSQVELLLTQRIGEAGKKIHSARSRNDQVLVDLKLFLRSEIETTVNAVVPFFELLQTQSEKYKDFLLPGYTHLQLAMPSSFGLWFGAYAESLVDDLISLKAAYDIINKNPLGSAAGYGSSFPINRTLTTELLGFATLNYNVVYAQMGRGKAERVVAQALANIADTLSRMSMDATLYLNQNFGFISFPPELTTGSSIMPHKKNPDVFELIRSYCNRLKALPNEILMMTTNLPSGYHRDLQLLKEHLFPAFKTLRDCIEMAGLMFSNIEVKPDLLKDEKYKYLFTVDLVNQLVLEGTPFRDAYIQVGRSVEEGSYQVPEQTTVKDPHEGSIQNLCTEQIRSLMTQTVASFDFDAVHQAYSRLLAS; this is encoded by the coding sequence ATGAAGCTTTGGAAAAAAAATACAGACTCTTTAAAAGAAGTAGAAACCTTTACGGTAGGCAGGGACCGCGAAATGGACCGGTACCTGGCCCCCTTTGATGTGCTGGGCTCACTGGCTCATATTGAGATGCTGGAATCGGTAGGCCTCTTAAAAAAAGACGAGCTTACCGAACTGCAGGCGGCGCTGCGCCGCATCTACGCGGATATTCAAAAAGGGGCTTTTGAGCTACAGGATGATGTAGAAGACATTCATTCCCAGGTGGAGCTCTTACTTACCCAGCGCATCGGCGAAGCCGGTAAAAAAATACACAGCGCCCGCAGCCGGAATGACCAGGTGTTGGTAGACCTGAAACTGTTCCTGCGCAGCGAAATAGAAACAACGGTGAATGCTGTGGTGCCTTTCTTTGAACTGTTACAAACCCAAAGCGAAAAATATAAAGATTTCCTGCTGCCCGGGTATACCCACCTGCAACTGGCCATGCCCTCATCCTTCGGGCTTTGGTTTGGTGCATACGCAGAAAGCCTGGTAGACGATCTGATCAGCCTTAAAGCCGCTTACGATATCATCAACAAAAACCCGCTGGGTTCGGCCGCCGGGTATGGCTCCTCCTTTCCCATCAACCGAACGCTCACTACGGAGTTACTGGGTTTTGCTACCCTTAATTATAATGTGGTATATGCCCAGATGGGACGCGGAAAAGCTGAGCGGGTGGTGGCGCAGGCGCTGGCCAATATTGCAGATACCCTGTCGAGGATGAGCATGGATGCCACCTTATACCTCAACCAGAACTTTGGGTTTATCAGCTTCCCCCCGGAATTGACAACCGGCAGCAGTATCATGCCACACAAGAAAAATCCGGATGTGTTTGAACTGATCCGCTCCTATTGCAACCGCCTAAAGGCATTGCCGAATGAGATCCTGATGATGACCACTAACCTGCCATCGGGTTATCACCGTGATTTGCAGTTGCTGAAGGAACATTTATTCCCGGCATTTAAAACGCTGCGGGATTGTATCGAAATGGCCGGGTTGATGTTTTCCAATATTGAAGTAAAGCCGGATCTTTTAAAGGACGAAAAATACAAATACCTGTTTACTGTAGACCTGGTAAATCAGCTGGTGCTGGAAGGCACTCCGTTCCGCGATGCCTATATCCAGGTGGGGCGGTCGGTAGAAGAAGGTAGCTATCAAGTACCGGAACAAACTACAGTCAAAGATCCCCACGAAGGAAGCATCCAGAATTTATGTACGGAACAGATCCGCTCGCTGATGACGCAAACGGTAGCATCTTTTGATTTTGATGCCGTACACCAGGCTTACTCCCGCTTACTGGCATCATAA
- a CDS encoding DUF4419 domain-containing protein has protein sequence MRYLFLYIGIILTSGYLNAQKGHSVNKTKPLQPSATQAAIMFEIEQLEPPANALTETPDSLLFRNLFFLDANKISKNPAALIGINQQSVVARSVLPEKLVAYGYHSFFDGVYRAYADHRPLVISPDMIWLLIAQGFSQHINHNAAQYRKLFVAHSGQATLMVRNDAIRLDDPNSPWEQVFPEFTRQIADYTGPELIQTLTADFSTTTATTRLTSQITIMDAMKSYFEYVVFMVGCGIPRVTLEGTPTDWEAVYKKANSLKKYDLDWWLNELEPVLRQFIAASKGKVDKDFWRNLFKVHKAGKPYQSDKIDGWFVKFFPYTKDGKRNDLQTLTGSSNLPDEIVKVQLRYVFQHPDGSTVQTPLELWAGFVGLQQNSRNFTLKPQTGWMIKKKAGAEKEIQNDLERQLSGSAGITGPPVSIRVTTIPDVILHLKKISNLLIMFTDSIRVPDAMGKISIERLTLKGTISKDEKERLKQLFPNTILTLNTELLNHPGSRQ, from the coding sequence ATGCGTTATCTGTTTTTATACATCGGTATCATATTGACAAGCGGCTACCTGAACGCACAAAAAGGTCATTCAGTTAATAAAACAAAGCCGCTACAACCGTCTGCAACCCAGGCGGCCATCATGTTTGAAATTGAGCAACTGGAGCCGCCGGCAAACGCCCTGACGGAAACACCGGATAGCCTTTTATTCCGGAATCTTTTTTTTCTTGATGCCAATAAAATATCAAAAAATCCTGCTGCGCTTATTGGAATTAACCAGCAATCAGTAGTAGCCCGTTCGGTCCTGCCGGAAAAACTGGTTGCCTATGGCTATCATTCTTTTTTCGACGGCGTTTACCGGGCCTATGCAGACCACCGGCCCCTGGTCATTTCACCGGATATGATCTGGCTGCTCATCGCCCAGGGCTTTTCGCAACACATTAACCATAACGCAGCACAATACCGGAAGCTGTTTGTAGCCCATTCCGGCCAGGCCACTTTAATGGTCCGGAACGACGCCATCCGTCTTGATGATCCCAACAGCCCCTGGGAGCAGGTATTTCCGGAATTTACCCGGCAGATTGCTGATTATACAGGCCCTGAGCTCATCCAAACGCTTACGGCCGACTTTTCTACCACCACTGCTACAACCCGCCTCACTTCCCAGATCACCATTATGGATGCTATGAAATCCTATTTTGAATACGTGGTATTTATGGTAGGCTGTGGCATTCCCCGGGTTACGCTGGAAGGTACACCGACCGACTGGGAAGCGGTTTATAAAAAAGCGAACAGCCTGAAAAAGTACGACCTGGACTGGTGGCTGAATGAACTGGAGCCAGTGCTCCGCCAGTTTATAGCGGCGTCAAAAGGGAAGGTGGACAAGGATTTCTGGCGCAACCTGTTTAAAGTACATAAGGCCGGCAAACCCTATCAAAGTGATAAGATCGATGGCTGGTTTGTAAAGTTCTTTCCCTATACCAAAGACGGTAAAAGAAATGATCTCCAAACCTTAACCGGAAGCTCCAACCTGCCGGACGAAATCGTAAAAGTGCAGCTCCGCTATGTGTTTCAGCATCCGGACGGTTCTACGGTACAAACGCCACTGGAACTGTGGGCCGGTTTTGTAGGCCTGCAACAGAACAGCAGGAATTTTACACTAAAACCCCAAACCGGCTGGATGATCAAAAAGAAAGCTGGCGCAGAAAAAGAAATTCAAAACGACCTGGAACGGCAGCTGTCCGGTTCTGCAGGCATTACCGGCCCCCCGGTTTCCATCCGTGTTACAACCATCCCCGACGTCATCCTGCATCTAAAAAAGATCAGTAACCTGCTGATAATGTTTACTGATAGTATCCGGGTACCCGACGCAATGGGAAAGATCTCCATTGAAAGGTTGACTTTAAAGGGAACTATTTCCAAAGACGAAAAAGAACGGCTAAAACAACTTTTTCCCAATACCATTCTTACGCTTAACACGGAACTGCTTAACCATCCCGGCAGCAGACAATGA
- a CDS encoding M20/M25/M40 family metallo-hydrolase: MRKKLFWIAGVFFWLNLPAQTKDEEFIRKIADEILVNSQAYNNLKTLTKTIGGRLAGSPQMYQAEEWGYQLLRKSGSENTFKQECMVPHWVRGGTDQATAILANGRKKTLDILALGNTEGTGSKGIKAPVILINSFEELETKKDQLKGTIVFYNYPFNPRFVRTFEAYGDAVKYRTRGTSLAAKYGALASMVRSMSHSVDNHPHTGGTRYDSAYKKIPAVAIGLRDADWLAAELGKGVPVSVSLKTMGHFLPDAKGHNIIGELKGTEFPNEVITIGGHLDSWDVCEGAHDDGVGITQTIEILRAYKALGYRPKRTIRFVLFANEENGARGGAKYADEAANNSREKHLLALESDAGGFTPRGFGVTCNDAQFAKLKSWIPLLEPYGANQFTRGGGGTDVSFIHEKLNVPMAELLPDSQRYFDIHHARSDVFEAVNKRELDLGAVNIAALIYLVDQYGF, encoded by the coding sequence ATGCGCAAAAAATTGTTTTGGATTGCCGGCGTCTTTTTTTGGCTAAACCTGCCGGCTCAAACAAAAGACGAGGAATTTATCCGGAAAATTGCAGATGAAATACTGGTAAACAGCCAGGCTTACAATAACCTGAAAACACTTACCAAAACCATTGGAGGCCGATTGGCCGGTTCTCCTCAAATGTACCAGGCAGAGGAATGGGGGTATCAGCTGCTCCGGAAAAGCGGCAGCGAAAACACGTTTAAGCAGGAATGCATGGTTCCGCACTGGGTACGCGGCGGAACTGACCAGGCAACCGCCATTCTTGCCAACGGCAGAAAAAAGACCCTGGATATTCTGGCCCTGGGCAATACAGAAGGTACCGGAAGTAAGGGGATTAAGGCTCCGGTGATCCTTATCAATTCCTTTGAAGAGCTGGAAACCAAAAAAGACCAGCTAAAAGGAACGATCGTCTTTTATAATTATCCCTTTAATCCCCGGTTTGTACGAACCTTTGAGGCCTACGGCGACGCCGTAAAGTACCGTACACGCGGCACTTCCCTGGCAGCAAAATACGGTGCCCTGGCCAGTATGGTACGCAGCATGAGCCATAGTGTAGACAATCACCCGCATACCGGCGGCACGCGGTATGACTCCGCTTATAAAAAAATTCCGGCGGTAGCAATCGGCCTGCGGGATGCCGACTGGCTGGCAGCGGAACTTGGCAAGGGAGTGCCGGTATCGGTATCGCTTAAAACCATGGGACATTTCCTGCCGGATGCGAAGGGGCATAATATCATCGGTGAACTGAAAGGAACCGAATTCCCAAATGAAGTCATTACGATCGGCGGCCACCTGGATAGCTGGGATGTATGCGAGGGGGCCCACGACGACGGCGTCGGTATTACGCAAACCATCGAAATACTCAGAGCTTATAAAGCACTTGGCTACCGGCCAAAAAGAACCATTCGTTTTGTACTTTTTGCCAATGAAGAAAACGGAGCCAGAGGTGGCGCCAAATATGCCGATGAAGCGGCAAACAACAGCCGGGAAAAACACCTGCTGGCGCTGGAAAGCGATGCCGGCGGCTTTACACCCCGGGGCTTCGGCGTTACCTGCAATGATGCACAGTTTGCAAAGCTCAAAAGCTGGATCCCGCTGCTGGAACCTTATGGCGCCAACCAGTTTACACGCGGCGGCGGTGGCACCGATGTTTCTTTTATTCATGAAAAGCTGAACGTGCCCATGGCCGAACTGCTGCCGGATTCGCAACGCTATTTCGACATTCACCACGCCCGGTCGGATGTGTTTGAAGCCGTAAACAAACGCGAACTGGATCTGGGCGCCGTGAACATTGCTGCATTAATCTACCTGGTAGACCAATATGGATTCTGA
- a CDS encoding GNAT family N-acetyltransferase produces MERNITLKELAVADLPVVKQIYDWYVLHSTATFHTKPVTIDELREFIYIGHPRFKSWLILNQEQPVGYCYLTNYKKRQAYDKTAEVTIYLVQDCNAKGIGKAALTQLEAHAHAAGFKNLLAIISGDNDQSIHFFEKNGYFKCAHFKKVGEKFGKVLDVVGYQKEI; encoded by the coding sequence ATGGAACGCAATATCACTCTTAAGGAACTCGCAGTGGCTGATCTGCCGGTTGTAAAACAGATCTATGACTGGTATGTGCTCCATTCCACTGCTACCTTCCATACCAAACCGGTAACGATCGATGAGCTCCGGGAGTTTATCTATATCGGGCACCCGAGGTTTAAATCCTGGCTGATCCTGAACCAGGAACAGCCCGTTGGCTACTGCTATCTTACCAACTATAAGAAGCGGCAGGCCTATGATAAAACAGCGGAAGTAACCATTTACCTGGTGCAGGATTGTAATGCAAAAGGCATTGGAAAAGCAGCGCTCACACAACTGGAAGCCCATGCCCACGCGGCGGGCTTTAAAAACCTGTTGGCCATTATTTCCGGCGACAACGACCAAAGCATCCATTTTTTTGAGAAGAACGGCTATTTTAAATGCGCTCATTTTAAAAAGGTGGGTGAAAAGTTTGGAAAAGTACTGGATGTAGTGGGCTATCAGAAAGAAATATAA